A DNA window from Microcystis aeruginosa NIES-843 contains the following coding sequences:
- a CDS encoding DUF1995 family protein: protein MTLPNSLEETILQAKAATQLALESGDRRIQVELVIPEIALQAQALALDFTSIFDSYGSGLRVIFPDTGAAMLARRDWGETVFQLGDLGSRFIPIENKIKPEDEAFLVVCPSSVEINSVEKLCNLAEDRPVVLLIPQLEDVSVVGIGYAARQLRERFLSTLESCYYFRPLESAIVYRSYPSLWQVWLEKEDGYELISEQSTKPMGEALENLILKASSNTPNDSSNPANKAKKSGLFATMGRFLKALQQ, encoded by the coding sequence ATGACCCTACCCAATTCCCTAGAAGAAACGATCCTGCAAGCGAAAGCCGCCACCCAACTGGCTCTAGAATCGGGAGACAGACGCATACAAGTGGAATTAGTTATCCCAGAAATTGCTCTACAAGCGCAAGCTTTAGCCCTTGATTTTACATCTATTTTTGACAGTTATGGTTCTGGTTTAAGGGTAATTTTTCCCGATACCGGGGCTGCCATGTTAGCCCGACGGGATTGGGGAGAAACAGTTTTTCAACTGGGAGATTTAGGTAGTCGTTTTATTCCCATCGAAAACAAAATTAAGCCCGAAGATGAAGCGTTTTTAGTTGTTTGTCCCTCCTCGGTGGAGATTAATTCCGTAGAAAAACTCTGTAACTTGGCCGAAGATCGCCCCGTGGTTCTTCTGATTCCCCAATTGGAAGATGTATCGGTAGTGGGTATCGGTTACGCAGCCCGACAATTGCGAGAAAGATTTTTAAGTACCCTAGAAAGTTGTTATTATTTTCGTCCCTTGGAATCAGCGATCGTGTATCGTTCCTATCCTTCTTTGTGGCAAGTTTGGCTCGAAAAAGAAGACGGTTACGAGTTAATTTCCGAACAATCCACTAAACCCATGGGGGAAGCTTTAGAAAATCTGATTCTGAAAGCTTCTAGTAATACTCCTAATGATAGTTCTAATCCTGCTAATAAAGCCAAAAAGTCCGGTTTATTTGCCACTATGGGACGCTTCTTAAAAGCATTACAACAGTGA
- a CDS encoding diflavin flavoprotein — translation MTTNTLIPNPAINNRSRDVQTAEIADQTWVFRSRTWDRLKFEIEYARQRGTTANSYLICGDKTALIDPPGESFTEIYLEEIRQYISLHRLDYLILSHVNPNRIVTLKALLAATHQITILCSKSAVNTLKNAFPDAQILGIRSDEILDLGQGHQLSFINVPTPRWPDGICTFDQKNQILYSDKLFSVHLCSDDLWDKNWKELDVDRRYYFDCLHAVQSKAVETALDKIKEFPAQYYAPAHGPIIRYSLSRLAHDYRYWCQEQKTRPLQVALLYASAYGNTATLARSIERGLLENDLAVESINCEFATPAEISQAIENCDGFIIGSPTLAGHAPTQIQTALGIVLSTAAKTKLAGVFGSYGWSGEAVDLIETKLKDANYRLGFESLRVRFSPTESCLQAGYLAGETFARTLKKTKKLRVPQQGMTETQIDRTAQAVGRIVGSLSVLTTRQGEDHAGFLTSWVSQASFNPPGLIIAVADEQAADRLINSGTAFTLNILKEGRNLRRHFSNRIKSGGDVFTGLETQVGENGCLILSESLAYLECTAKERQLCGDRWLVYATVERGQVLDSNGVTAIGHRKSGSQY, via the coding sequence ATGACCACTAATACTTTAATTCCCAATCCTGCTATCAATAATCGCTCCCGCGATGTTCAAACCGCCGAAATTGCCGATCAAACTTGGGTTTTTCGCTCCCGTACTTGGGACAGATTAAAATTTGAAATAGAATATGCTCGTCAACGGGGAACCACCGCTAATTCCTATCTTATCTGTGGCGATAAAACCGCCTTAATCGATCCCCCTGGAGAATCCTTCACCGAAATTTATTTAGAAGAAATTCGTCAATATATCTCCTTACATCGTCTCGATTATCTGATTCTCAGTCACGTTAATCCCAACCGTATCGTCACTTTAAAGGCCTTATTAGCCGCCACCCATCAAATCACCATCCTCTGTTCTAAATCTGCCGTCAATACCCTTAAAAATGCCTTTCCCGATGCCCAAATTTTGGGCATACGAAGCGATGAAATCCTTGATTTAGGGCAAGGTCATCAACTCAGTTTTATTAATGTCCCTACGCCCCGCTGGCCTGATGGTATCTGCACTTTTGACCAAAAAAACCAAATTTTATACAGCGATAAATTATTTAGTGTACATCTGTGCAGTGACGATCTTTGGGATAAAAATTGGAAAGAATTAGATGTGGATCGTCGTTATTATTTTGATTGTCTCCATGCCGTGCAATCCAAAGCGGTAGAAACAGCCCTCGACAAAATTAAAGAATTTCCCGCCCAATATTATGCACCCGCCCACGGTCCGATAATTCGTTATAGTCTTAGTCGTCTTGCCCACGATTATCGTTATTGGTGTCAAGAACAAAAAACTCGACCTCTACAAGTGGCTTTATTATATGCTTCTGCCTACGGAAATACTGCCACCCTGGCCCGCTCGATCGAACGAGGATTATTAGAAAATGATCTGGCCGTAGAATCAATAAATTGTGAGTTTGCCACCCCCGCCGAAATTAGTCAAGCGATCGAAAATTGTGACGGATTTATTATCGGTTCTCCCACCTTAGCCGGTCACGCTCCTACCCAGATCCAAACCGCTTTAGGAATCGTTCTTTCCACGGCAGCAAAAACTAAATTAGCCGGGGTTTTTGGTTCCTACGGTTGGAGTGGGGAAGCTGTAGATTTAATTGAAACTAAACTCAAAGATGCTAATTATCGCCTCGGTTTTGAATCCTTGCGCGTGCGTTTTAGCCCCACAGAAAGCTGTTTACAAGCAGGTTATTTAGCTGGAGAAACCTTCGCCAGGACCTTGAAAAAAACCAAAAAATTGCGGGTTCCCCAACAGGGAATGACCGAAACACAAATCGATCGCACTGCCCAGGCCGTTGGTCGGATTGTCGGTTCCCTCTCTGTTCTCACCACTCGTCAGGGCGAGGATCATGCTGGTTTCCTGACCTCTTGGGTATCCCAAGCCAGTTTTAACCCCCCGGGGCTAATTATCGCCGTTGCTGACGAACAAGCCGCTGATCGCCTAATTAACTCCGGAACCGCCTTTACCTTGAATATTCTCAAGGAAGGGCGCAATTTACGCCGTCATTTTTCCAATCGCATCAAATCTGGCGGCGATGTCTTTACGGGATTAGAAACCCAAGTCGGGGAAAATGGCTGTCTGATTTTAAGCGAAAGTCTCGCCTATCTAGAGTGTACGGCCAAAGAGCGACAACTCTGCGGCGATCGCTGGTTAGTCTATGCCACCGTCGAGCGGGGTCAAGTTTTGGATAGTAACGGTGTCACCGCCATCGGTCATCGCAAATCCGGTAGTCAGTATTAA
- a CDS encoding phosphate-starvation-inducible PsiE family protein, which produces MYEPIKNPSPMMVRVVQVLEMIQDLIVISLCIGLFSFMVLEVREMFMSLLPPIQFRIITADILFLLILVELFRLLIIYLQEKRVSIGVAVEVSIVSVLRELIVRGVLETNWTQVLAACAFLIVLGTLMVLRVWLPPTFEGIDPEQKVSERYRQHLVKELTEINSKI; this is translated from the coding sequence ATGTACGAACCAATTAAAAACCCTTCCCCAATGATGGTGCGAGTAGTGCAAGTCTTAGAAATGATTCAAGATTTAATTGTCATTTCTCTCTGTATCGGTTTATTTAGCTTCATGGTGTTAGAAGTCAGAGAAATGTTTATGTCTCTGCTGCCACCGATTCAATTTCGGATTATTACCGCCGATATTTTATTCCTCTTAATTCTAGTAGAATTGTTCCGATTATTGATTATTTATTTGCAAGAAAAACGAGTTTCTATCGGTGTTGCCGTGGAAGTTTCTATCGTCTCGGTTTTGCGAGAATTAATTGTCAGAGGAGTCCTAGAAACTAATTGGACACAAGTATTAGCTGCCTGTGCTTTTCTAATAGTTCTCGGTACATTAATGGTGTTAAGAGTTTGGCTTCCTCCCACCTTTGAAGGTATCGATCCTGAACAAAAAGTTTCTGAACGTTATCGTCAACATTTAGTTAAAGAATTAACTGAAATAAACAGCAAAATTTAG
- a CDS encoding diflavin flavoprotein: MVALITPKPAKTSRLTTQIQEIAENTFTLRCLDWDRDRFDIEFGLENGTTYNSFVIQGEKTALIDTSHRKFDRLYLEELTKLININHLDYLIISHTEPDHSGLVKEVLELVPEVTVVGAKVAMQFLENMVHRPFKQLIVKSGDTLDLGNGHILEFVSAPNLHWPDTIFTFDAKTATLFTCDAFGMHFCDDQIYDREKDLLEADFQTYYDCLMRPNARSVLGAIKRIEKFEINLIATGHGPLLKHHISDWVGRYQTWSQEQTSADTLVAIFFTQDYGQSEHLATMISQGLTKTDVVTELVDMNNADPHEVRELINQSKGVVIGMPPQSSLTNQTILSTILAAVNGKQAVGLFESGGGEDEPIFPLRNKLQEMVAIEAFPPLLVKDNPNQSLDFIADEAGTDLGQWLSREKTIKQIKSINNDLERALGRISTGLYLITSQKADLSSAMIASWVTQASLNPLGVAIAVAKDRAMVSFLQPSDTFVLNVLAEDNYQKLMKHFLKRFSPGANRFEGIKTYTANNGSPILADALAYIECEVTSRLDCGDHWVVYCTVNTGRVARLDTLTAVHHRKVGNHY, encoded by the coding sequence ATGGTTGCTTTAATCACCCCAAAACCCGCTAAAACCAGCCGTTTAACCACACAAATCCAAGAAATCGCCGAAAATACTTTTACCTTGCGCTGTTTGGATTGGGATCGCGATCGTTTTGATATCGAATTTGGTTTAGAAAACGGTACCACTTATAACTCTTTTGTTATTCAAGGGGAAAAAACCGCCCTAATTGATACATCTCACCGCAAATTCGATCGCCTTTATCTGGAGGAATTAACTAAACTAATCAACATCAATCATCTTGATTATTTAATTATCAGTCACACCGAACCCGACCACAGTGGTTTAGTCAAAGAAGTTTTGGAATTAGTCCCAGAAGTTACCGTGGTTGGGGCAAAAGTTGCCATGCAATTCCTCGAAAACATGGTACACAGACCCTTTAAACAGTTAATCGTTAAAAGTGGTGATACTTTAGATTTAGGCAATGGTCATATCTTAGAATTTGTTTCAGCCCCTAATCTTCATTGGCCTGATACTATCTTCACTTTTGATGCTAAAACTGCCACCCTTTTTACCTGTGATGCTTTCGGAATGCACTTTTGTGATGATCAAATCTACGATCGAGAAAAAGACCTGCTAGAAGCCGATTTTCAAACCTATTATGACTGTCTGATGCGACCGAATGCTCGTTCAGTTTTAGGGGCAATTAAAAGAATCGAGAAATTTGAGATTAATCTCATTGCCACTGGTCACGGTCCCCTATTAAAACACCATATTTCTGATTGGGTGGGACGCTATCAAACTTGGAGTCAAGAACAAACTTCTGCCGATACTTTAGTGGCTATATTCTTTACCCAAGATTACGGACAAAGCGAACATTTAGCCACTATGATTAGTCAGGGTCTGACTAAAACTGATGTGGTGACAGAATTAGTCGATATGAATAATGCTGATCCCCACGAAGTCAGAGAATTAATCAATCAGTCTAAAGGAGTTGTCATCGGAATGCCTCCCCAATCTTCCCTGACTAACCAGACGATTTTAAGCACGATTCTTGCTGCAGTTAATGGCAAACAAGCTGTAGGATTATTTGAGTCAGGAGGTGGGGAAGATGAACCAATTTTTCCCTTAAGAAATAAATTACAGGAAATGGTCGCAATCGAAGCTTTTCCTCCTCTTTTAGTTAAAGACAATCCCAATCAATCCCTCGATTTTATTGCCGATGAAGCAGGAACCGACCTCGGCCAATGGTTAAGCCGAGAAAAAACGATTAAACAAATTAAATCGATTAACAACGACTTAGAAAGAGCTTTAGGCCGTATTAGTACCGGATTGTATCTAATTACTTCCCAAAAAGCCGATTTATCTAGTGCCATGATTGCCTCTTGGGTGACACAAGCAAGTTTAAATCCTTTAGGTGTGGCGATTGCAGTGGCCAAAGATCGGGCAATGGTATCCTTTTTACAGCCTAGCGATACCTTTGTTTTAAATGTTTTAGCTGAGGATAATTACCAGAAATTAATGAAACATTTCCTCAAGCGTTTCTCTCCCGGTGCCAATCGTTTTGAAGGCATTAAAACCTATACTGCCAATAATGGATCACCAATTTTAGCCGATGCCTTAGCTTACATAGAATGTGAAGTAACCAGTCGTTTAGATTGCGGCGATCATTGGGTAGTTTATTGTACCGTTAATACCGGACGAGTTGCCCGTTTAGATACCTTAACTGCTGTCCATCATCGCAAAGTTGGCAACCATTATTAA
- a CDS encoding bluetail domain-containing putative surface protein gives MKTTQVSSDSSSIDVPSLKDALGFEQSFPITVDLTGSDDLTVSIETLVQAGQNAAGNRVALVIKSNNIQGLLPSLQELGFQIIETNSTDNQIKGFLPIQRISGLADLHSSSSGGSGGVNSGNVLPAGTVEEQTTSVPESNNASVIPFDFSKLQAFTNGVKAGSYKKLSSNLSALLTGSNVFNSQTNSPLKVESALQTTTTGVAIEAIADTNSYQLLAELQTLGLQNASLFGRIISGVIPLSSLGQMANLSSLRFARPAYKPVTNKFDYLGTSPGPVTNTGSVTSQGDKAQRSDIARTTFSVNGAGVTIGVLSDSYNNLGGAASDVASGDLPTGVIVLDDFASGGSDEGRAMMQIIHDVAPGSTLAFHTAFEGLASFANGIINLAKPVASGGAGAKVIVDDVFYFAEPFFQDGIVTQAVEQVATTGVAYFSSAGNQARQSYESVFTAGQTAGDYTFHDFDPSGAVNVFQKITINNGEFVPILQWDQPFASASTTGAGSQNDLDMFLFDGDGNIIASSVDANVDGDPFEFLEVQGTGEVFLAIAKWNPGGGPNPSKIKFVDVGFNSTYQFATNSSTSFGHNQAPNGQGVAAAYYQDTPAFGTNPPEPEPFTSLGGTPILFDTAGNRLATPVIRNQPAITAPDGVDTTFFGFDSDGNGKPNFFGTSAAAPSAAGVAALMRQKVPGVTNTQIYNALKSTAVDMNTPGYDFLTGNGLIRADAAIAYILPSSTISIAKTTDGKEAGSVSSVFTLTRTGDLSSALTVNYTLAGTATPGVDYTNPGAGKATFAAGSSKATITLPTIDDLLSDPSETIITKITAPTGYTISGPDNATATILDNDGNAANDNLVGTSFADALAGVGGNDTLSGLGGNDTLDGGASNDTYLFDTDLVLNSDRLIDASGIDTLNFAATTTKTINLNLGSTVAQTVTAGNLTLTLASATAFENVIGGSLNDNIVGNTLANSLNGGAGNDTLSGLGGNDTLDGGAGNDTYLFDTDLVLGSDRLIDASGIDTLNFAATTTKTINLNLGSTVAQTVTAGNLTLTLASATAFENVIGGSLNDNIVGNTLANSLNGGAGNDTLNGGAGNDNLNGGAGNDNLTGGLGKDTLTGSTGLDTLTYNALGESLLTGFDVIQGYSGTGASLDSINAPGSIAAINLTASKGTATALTEAAIQAVLTATKFAANTAAAFKVTGQSGTFIALNNGVAGFQAASDAIIQLSGYNIDVAPVVVI, from the coding sequence ATGAAGACAACACAAGTAAGTTCCGATTCATCGAGTATAGATGTGCCGTCCTTAAAGGATGCTTTGGGTTTTGAGCAATCCTTCCCAATCACGGTTGATCTAACAGGTTCTGACGATTTAACTGTATCGATTGAAACCCTAGTTCAAGCTGGACAGAATGCTGCTGGAAACAGAGTTGCTCTAGTAATAAAAAGTAATAATATTCAAGGCTTATTGCCGAGCCTACAAGAATTAGGCTTTCAAATTATCGAGACAAACTCGACAGATAACCAAATCAAAGGTTTTCTTCCCATTCAACGAATATCTGGGTTAGCAGACCTACACTCCTCATCTTCTGGTGGTAGTGGCGGTGTCAATAGCGGGAACGTCTTGCCGGCTGGGACAGTTGAAGAACAGACTACGAGTGTACCAGAAAGTAACAATGCCTCGGTAATTCCCTTCGATTTCTCAAAATTGCAAGCATTTACTAATGGGGTGAAAGCTGGCAGTTACAAAAAACTTTCCTCTAACCTGTCTGCTTTGCTGACAGGAAGCAATGTCTTCAATAGTCAAACTAATTCGCCCCTGAAAGTAGAGTCAGCCCTGCAGACGACAACAACAGGTGTTGCCATTGAGGCGATAGCAGATACTAACTCCTATCAACTCTTAGCCGAACTACAAACTCTAGGATTGCAGAATGCCTCACTGTTCGGGCGGATTATTTCGGGGGTGATTCCCCTATCGTCCCTGGGGCAAATGGCAAACCTCTCAAGCTTGCGCTTCGCCCGCCCCGCCTATAAACCGGTGACTAATAAATTTGACTACTTAGGCACTAGCCCAGGGCCAGTAACTAATACGGGTTCAGTAACCAGTCAAGGAGATAAAGCGCAACGCTCGGATATTGCCCGCACCACCTTTAGTGTTAACGGTGCCGGCGTGACCATAGGGGTTCTTTCCGATAGTTATAATAACTTAGGCGGAGCAGCCAGCGATGTGGCCAGTGGCGATTTACCCACAGGGGTAATCGTCCTAGATGATTTTGCTTCTGGTGGCTCCGATGAGGGACGGGCAATGATGCAGATTATCCACGACGTAGCCCCAGGATCAACCCTAGCTTTTCACACTGCTTTTGAAGGTCTAGCCAGCTTTGCCAATGGGATTATTAATTTAGCCAAACCCGTCGCCTCTGGGGGAGCAGGGGCAAAGGTGATTGTCGATGATGTCTTTTATTTCGCCGAACCTTTTTTCCAAGACGGAATTGTTACCCAAGCAGTGGAACAAGTAGCCACCACGGGGGTTGCCTATTTTTCTTCGGCAGGAAATCAAGCCCGTCAATCCTATGAAAGTGTTTTTACCGCCGGTCAAACTGCAGGGGATTATACTTTCCACGACTTCGATCCCAGTGGGGCGGTAAATGTTTTCCAAAAAATCACCATTAACAACGGAGAATTTGTACCTATCCTGCAATGGGATCAGCCCTTTGCCTCCGCCAGCACCACGGGAGCCGGTTCACAAAATGATTTGGATATGTTCCTGTTCGATGGTGATGGCAATATCATTGCTTCTAGTGTAGATGCTAACGTTGACGGTGATCCTTTCGAGTTCTTGGAGGTTCAGGGTACTGGGGAAGTATTCCTAGCGATCGCTAAATGGAACCCTGGGGGTGGACCCAACCCCTCAAAAATCAAATTTGTCGATGTGGGATTTAATAGCACCTATCAGTTTGCTACCAACAGTTCCACCTCCTTTGGACATAATCAAGCCCCCAATGGACAGGGTGTAGCAGCTGCTTATTATCAAGATACACCAGCCTTTGGCACCAATCCGCCAGAACCAGAACCGTTCACCTCTCTAGGTGGCACCCCGATCCTATTCGATACGGCGGGCAACCGACTGGCCACACCAGTTATCCGCAATCAACCGGCAATTACCGCACCAGATGGGGTCGATACCACATTCTTCGGCTTTGATAGTGATGGCAATGGAAAGCCTAACTTTTTCGGAACATCGGCGGCGGCTCCTTCTGCAGCCGGAGTGGCGGCTTTAATGCGTCAAAAAGTTCCGGGGGTTACGAATACGCAGATATACAATGCCCTCAAGAGTACGGCAGTGGATATGAATACCCCGGGATATGACTTTCTGACGGGAAATGGCTTGATTCGCGCCGATGCCGCTATCGCTTACATATTGCCCTCTTCTACCATCTCGATCGCCAAAACCACCGATGGTAAGGAAGCAGGTTCAGTGAGCAGTGTCTTTACCCTGACCCGCACCGGCGACCTCTCCAGTGCCTTAACCGTCAACTACACCTTGGCGGGGACAGCCACTCCAGGTGTTGACTACACCAACCCTGGAGCCGGCAAAGCCACCTTTGCGGCGGGTTCCTCCAAAGCTACCATCACCCTGCCCACCATAGATGACCTCTTGAGTGATCCCAGTGAAACGATCATCACCAAAATTACCGCCCCCACCGGCTACACTATTAGTGGCCCTGACAACGCTACGGCCACCATTCTTGACAATGATGGTAACGCGGCCAATGACAACTTGGTCGGGACAAGCTTTGCCGATGCCCTGGCTGGAGTGGGAGGTAATGACACCCTTAGCGGTTTAGGAGGCAACGACACCCTCGATGGTGGAGCAAGTAACGACACCTACCTCTTCGACACGGATCTGGTCTTGAATAGCGATCGCCTAATTGATGCCTCTGGAATCGATACCCTCAACTTTGCGGCGACTACAACTAAAACCATCAACCTCAATCTCGGCAGTACCGTCGCCCAAACCGTCACCGCCGGGAATCTCACTCTCACCCTAGCTAGTGCCACTGCCTTTGAAAATGTTATTGGTGGTAGCCTCAACGACAACATCGTCGGCAATACTCTGGCTAATTCCCTCAACGGTGGTGCTGGTAACGACACCCTCAGCGGTTTAGGAGGCAACGACACCCTCGATGGTGGAGCGGGTAACGACACCTACCTCTTCGACACAGATCTGGTCTTGGGTAGCGATCGCCTAATTGATGCCTCTGGAATCGATACCCTCAACTTTGCGGCGACCACAACTAAAACCATCAACCTCAATCTCGGCAGTACCGTCGCCCAAACCGTCACCGCCGGAAATCTCACTCTCACCCTAGCTAGTGCCACTGCCTTTGAAAATGTTATTGGTGGTAGCCTCAACGACAACATCGTCGGCAATACTCTGGCTAATTCCCTCAACGGTGGAGCGGGTAATGACACCCTCAACGGTGGAGCGGGTAATGACAATCTCAACGGTGGAGCGGGTAATGATAACCTGACAGGCGGTCTTGGCAAAGATACCCTGACGGGAAGCACTGGATTGGATACTTTGACCTACAATGCCCTCGGTGAGTCGCTGCTGACTGGCTTTGATGTTATTCAAGGCTACAGTGGCACGGGTGCTAGTCTTGATAGCATTAATGCCCCTGGGTCTATTGCGGCAATCAATTTGACCGCATCGAAAGGCACAGCTACTGCTTTAACCGAAGCCGCTATTCAAGCCGTCTTAACCGCCACTAAATTTGCTGCTAACACGGCGGCGGCTTTTAAAGTGACAGGTCAAAGTGGTACTTTTATCGCTCTCAATAATGGAGTGGCTGGCTTCCAAGCCGCTAGTGATGCAATCATTCAACTGAGTGGTTACAACATTGATGTCGCACCAGTGGTAGTGATCTAG
- a CDS encoding ISAs1 family transposase, with amino-acid sequence MLSLIENLKQVKDFRKDKGKRHPLWIVLIVIILGTMLGYSGYRELGEFAKNNRHRLSQEFNIIPERVPSYSTIRRVMMGVEWQILLKMFNEWALQEYGQTSDINWLDIDGKSLKNTLKNPNNEQQNFIMFVSLFSQESGLVLHLKRIENKKGSEIDEGQAIIEDCTLQNKVFTGDALHCQKKTISLIAKSKNDYVITVKGNQKNLYKRIQDLSNSSKPESCFLEQDNSHGRKISRKIEVFKVRKNERQGFENLRRIIKVERRGSRGDKTYEETAYYISSLTESAQVFAKIIRGHWKIENQLHWVKDVIFEEDKSQISDFQAASNWSILTTIGLNLFRGLGFLSITEGQRWLAERGEKLIVLST; translated from the coding sequence ATGTTGAGCTTAATAGAAAACCTGAAACAAGTCAAGGACTTTCGGAAAGATAAAGGAAAAAGACACCCTTTATGGATAGTATTAATAGTAATAATACTGGGAACAATGCTAGGATACTCAGGTTATAGAGAGCTAGGAGAGTTTGCTAAAAATAATCGGCACAGGCTCAGTCAAGAATTTAACATAATTCCAGAAAGAGTCCCATCTTATTCAACAATTAGAAGGGTAATGATGGGAGTTGAATGGCAGATTTTGTTAAAAATGTTTAATGAATGGGCATTACAAGAATATGGACAAACAAGTGATATAAATTGGCTAGACATAGATGGAAAAAGTCTCAAAAACACCCTAAAGAATCCTAACAATGAACAACAAAATTTTATTATGTTTGTCTCATTGTTTAGTCAAGAAAGTGGCTTGGTATTACACTTAAAAAGAATTGAAAACAAAAAAGGGTCTGAAATCGACGAAGGTCAAGCTATAATTGAGGATTGCACTCTTCAAAATAAAGTTTTTACTGGCGATGCTTTACACTGTCAGAAAAAAACAATCAGCTTAATAGCCAAGAGTAAAAATGACTATGTTATCACCGTTAAAGGAAATCAGAAAAATCTTTATAAGCGAATACAAGACCTGAGTAATTCCTCAAAGCCAGAAAGTTGCTTTCTTGAACAAGATAATAGTCATGGTCGAAAAATATCCAGAAAAATAGAAGTTTTTAAAGTGAGGAAAAATGAAAGACAAGGGTTTGAAAATCTGCGCCGAATTATTAAAGTAGAAAGAAGGGGTAGTCGCGGGGATAAAACTTATGAAGAAACAGCTTACTATATCAGTAGCCTAACCGAATCCGCCCAAGTATTTGCTAAAATTATTCGAGGACATTGGAAAATAGAAAATCAGTTACATTGGGTAAAAGATGTAATTTTTGAGGAAGATAAAAGCCAGATAAGTGATTTTCAAGCGGCCAGCAATTGGTCAATTCTCACAACTATAGGATTGAATCTTTTCAGAGGTTTGGGTTTTCTCTCAATAACAGAGGGACAGAGGTGGTTAGCTGAACGTGGGGAAAAACTGATAGTTTTATCGACGTAA
- a CDS encoding PIN domain-containing protein, whose protein sequence is MTKVKLKVYLDTSVLNRIFDDQTQARIYLESISMQLIFLLVENETIEIVSSDALVYETQRNPYSDRRTFVELVLQQARHFQLITEEVLARSQQIETSAKIKGVDALHIACAEAIEADYFITCDDQMIKKYSGTLAVKTPVEFVAIIFNA, encoded by the coding sequence ATGACTAAAGTAAAATTGAAAGTCTATCTTGATACGAGTGTTCTCAACCGAATCTTTGACGATCAGACTCAAGCCAGAATCTATTTGGAGTCAATCTCGATGCAATTAATTTTCCTGCTGGTGGAGAATGAAACAATAGAAATTGTCTCTTCTGATGCGCTAGTATATGAAACCCAGCGAAATCCTTACAGCGACCGCCGCACTTTTGTCGAGCTAGTCCTGCAACAAGCTAGGCACTTTCAACTGATTACGGAAGAGGTCTTAGCAAGATCGCAGCAAATCGAAACCTCTGCTAAAATTAAAGGAGTAGATGCTTTGCATATTGCTTGTGCCGAAGCTATAGAAGCAGACTACTTCATTACCTGCGACGATCAAATGATTAAAAAATACAGTGGCACTCTTGCTGTTAAAACTCCTGTGGAGTTTGTCGCCATTATTTTCAACGCTTGA